From Impatiens glandulifera chromosome 7, dImpGla2.1, whole genome shotgun sequence:
TACACGTAATACCGTGTAAGATAACATAAAACGAGAGTAGTTTGAAGTGCGAGACTTACAATAAGACAAACAATTGTCTTAGGTTCCAGGATGCAGTTGGCTTCTTTGACTTCCTCAAATAAGGCAATAGCATCAGAAATTCTACCACGTGAAGCCAAAGAAGACACAAGCACACTTTTAAGCTCATTAAGGCTCTTTACGGGTATGTCTTTGGATAGTACTACCTGCACTAGTTAAATGTTAAAAGTCTGGACCAAATTGACTATGCAGGACAAACAGGGACTAAACtcaaaaagttaattattttctgTATAGAACTCAAGGataggaaaataaaatattaaataacttgaGTGTTGGTTGAGGAATGAATTTCTACTGGTAAGTAAGAGTGGAAAAGATGTGCACAGACATCATCATCTATATAAAAAGAACTGGGGACCTTTGTGAAAGTCAAAGAACTGGGACCTTTGTGAAAGTCAAGATAACTTTTAAACTCATTCCATCAGGCTGttatgaaaagaaaagaaaaaaactggAAATGAATAAGATGCCCATGCAAGTTTTCCTGTGGATTAGCCAGACATTGTAAGAATTTGATAGTCATGGAACAACATAGAACATTTATGAAAAGAGGTGATTGGTTacatatattttgatataactCTGCACAATAAAATATGTGGGGTTTTTTGGTATGACCAATAGCATTTtcattaaatagaaaattaaggGAAAACTCATTAAAGCTACCGTCAACGTAAAGATAGTGTTAGACAATAGAAATGATTGCAACCAACAAAAAATTGACATCCACATGTTAAGTAAGATCCAGAAAATAGGGGTCAAGGAAAAGAAAGAGGCAATAACATTTTCATTAATACAAAACAGAATACTTGCGCGAAACTAGTATCACCAAAAGATTGTATAATTCAGTGATATATCACAGCCAATACTCAAAACTAGTACTACTTGGcagtatttttataaattaatccacatatatttacaaaattaagaaatatgGCAAGCTTTGCACCTATATAACTGatgatgaattattttttattttttattgatgtcTGGAATCATCTAGAGatctatcatataaatatacattttttaaaccCTTCCACCATAAAGAAAATCTAAATCATTTGTATGCATTGATATATCCATAATTTCAGCTTCTGATACACCATATTTATCATTCCTTAACTTTGGTACAAGACTTCTTTTTCCTCGCACACTCAATGTTACACATGTCATGGTAAAAGCAATTTAACAATTACTGATAAAAGGTCCTTCGTGTGTCTGATAAAAGGTCCTTCATGTGTCTGATAAAAGAAGCTCAGGCTTCACCAGTATGCAAGTTTATGGAAAGGAAAAATTGAAGCAACATAGAAGAAATTGAGTGAGAAAGAATTGCAAGACAAGTGGAACACACACCTGTTTTGCCTTATCGAACTGTCCACAAGCAGCATACGCATATATAAGAGACATCAGCACATGCTTTGTTACTTGAACTCCGGATCTCTCAAGTTCTTCGTGATACTACCAAATCACCCAACACAATCTCTAAGAACAGCAATATATAGTATTCTGCCTTTTGGCGATAAATAATTGGCAGAgaagagaaatcatcaatatccCCAAAGCAATTAATGGAAAAGTCATAAAGCCAAGAGAAGGTTAAGCCCATGGAACCCTGCATAAGGAATGGAATTCTCACCAACCCCATTCATAAACCTACTACATATAAGTAAACTATTTACTACAAAAGCTAATACAGCTAATACAGCTGAATCAAAGTCCATAAGAAAGGGTGATGATTATAGATTTTTGACAAATCAACCATAATCACATACCTTAACAATGTCTTCTTCACAGTCACAATTTGCTATGAGATAGCTGAAGGTTTGTGAATCCGGATTTACATCTGCGTCTTTCATGTGTTTAAGAACCCATAGAGCAGATTGCATGTTTTTCTGCATACAGTTTTTAGGGACAAGTAGTAAATAGAAATTGAATGAAGAGCATATCATAAAGTTTTAGACACTAATAAGTAAAGAATGCATGAAGAACACATCATGCACTTATAATAAACAATTAGCAAGAAGAAATGGGATGAAAGAACACATCATACAGCATCAGTGACAAGTAGTAAGTCGAAAAGACAAAACAACGAAAAAAACCATAGGAAAATCCTGAGCTGGTTTCAATGCTTGCTGATTTTTTTATGGCACCTTGAAAACATATAACacagaaaaaagaagaagaagaataagaaaagGCATATTGCTGCATAAACAAAAGGCTATTAGATCAAATTACCAATGAGTGTGCCATGCACGCGTACAACTGAATCGGAATGCTGGATTTGAGATTGATGATGTTTCatacataataataatgcttGAGACCTCAACTTGAATCAAGGTTCTTTCAGAGGGAATCGAACTTGAGAACTCAACCTCTCAAGGATAAATTATTTCACTTGAGCTACCTTGGGTAGGTACATATTGGAATGATAATACTTAAGTTTCCAAAAAGCATTTTATGGCAGAAAAATATTGCAACTAATCTGCCCAAAACAGTccaatattgaaatatttttcaaaaagttACACTAGCTTCCACCATAAGATAAAGAGTGAATATTCACCAATTTATTATAGATGTACATGATCACGTGAATAATTGTCTCCTATTGATACGGGACTCATGACGTTCTAATGTAGATTACAAAAGAAAGTTTTATTCTCATCTATTGATTACAACATTGTTTAATCATAATCATCCCTCTGCTTAGGATGAAGCAGACATAAATCAAAACATCCTGACACATAATTCCACAAGGTTTGAACTATATGTATGAAGAACCTTTATGCCTAAAAAACAGAATCAAAACTAACTAAACAATGACAATGTCATCTTAAATGGAGCAAGAGACTAGATGTCATGAGAAGCTGAAATTTTAGCCGATGATGATTGGAGAAACAAAAACATTCCAACATGTACCAGAGTGACCAAGAAACTAACCTCTCTAAAATATCCTGCCATTATGGCGTTATACATATTAGCAGTGGGAACCAAATTCATTTCCTTCAGATCTTGTATATATCCATAAGCACTCTCAAACTGCATTGAAAGGAAAACTACCCTTGAATAAAAAGTGTTCCTGAAGTGTGAAAATCAAGGAGCCAAACAACACTTACATCTTTCATCCTTGTGCAAAGAGATACCATAATCCTGAATGTCTCATTATTTGGCTTCAATTTATTACGGAGAATCTCTGAATAGATTCGATGGACCTTGGAGATGAAACAGGAGTAAGATAGTTACCAATTACTCAGCGCGAGATAAGTTAACAGATATTATTAGATAACCACAAACTGGTCAAGTGTGCTTCAAAAATTAGTCTGTCTTTGTAAGGGacagaaaaaaaaagtatatttattGCAGTCACATCTGCAagtaattttgttaatttaactCAGGATTATGGGAAGCTTCCAAGAGCAAGAGAGATGTCTGATCTTATGATATTTCAGTTCgtatataatgttataataattatcATGCATGCAGAGAAAACATATAAGACCTTACTCCccttaattctttttatatttatcccATATAAAACTATCAACTACCAAATAGAACTGAAAAAATAACGCACCCTACAAGCAATTCAAAAGTACTTACAACTCATGTGCTCACACTTCAAGATTCACACTATTTAGTACAAGCACCATGATTCAATAAATAACGCATTTACGTAAAACAAACATTATCTTGAAAACGACCGTAAATGCAAAAAAAACTAGCTCGTAGAAGGAAGAATCCAAGTATACCAAATTATAATTGCAACTGTCCTCACATGCATGCAAAATGGAATGGAAAGTCTGTAGAGAAATGTTTAGACCAGTTTCACACATGTCTTCTACCATATCCAGAGCCATGTGAACCTGGGGAATATAACAATGATCAGATACTATTTAgaggagataaaaaaaattacttcagCATAACCAATTGAAGGTAATTTCCTATGCATAAGCAAGTTGAGTGCACATGCCTATAAtgattacaataaaatattaagagtGCCTAGAGACCCATATGGAACCAAAATACAATGGGAAAAATAAACAATGGTGAATTGTAACTTTTCACATACCTCTGACGAATCAATACAAAACTGAATAATCTTCTCACTTAACTCGGGAGAGGGAGACACCTCCAACTTAGCATGCAAATTTCTGATTTTTGAAACTACGGCTTCAACCTTCAATACGAAATTGAACAGTAAAATGTTGATATTCAAGGGGAAGAAGATTGAGTAGTTATGAAGACAGAATGCAATGAAGgttgataataattataaattcaatcCCACAAGTTAGaacttaatttttctcactctGCCTCCATAGGGCATCCTGAACTATCAGAAAGAGTGATGTAGCAGATAGTAGCTCTAGTTGATTGAGCCTCTCATCCTAGCTTGATTTCATTCACTAGACTTGACAATTTATTGCATAGCAAACATACATTTCCTTATCGCAAGAGGGTTAGATGAACAAAGAATCACAATGATCCAGTTTGACTAATCATCTTACAACGGGTATAAAGCTCATCATTTGAATCAAATAACTTTTCAATGCTAGAAAAACAGGTTTATAACCAATTCAAGTCATTAGATCTTCCACCTGTATTTCACCATTCTTTTCAAACTCTTGTATTCTGGTGAGTTAAGCTGGTCAATAGAACTTTGATTCCATGAGTAATTCTTTTATGGAGGAAGAAAATCCATCGACTTCTTATCATCTCAAGTTTGAGAAGTCTCAACCAACCAAAATTGTTTCATCTTTCACATTTGTTTCGCTTATCCAACATTCCTTCAGACCCATATTATGTTTGTTAGCCATAGTTGTAGCTCTCtaagtttttctttttcatttatcttTGTTCGTTCTCTTTTGAGTGTATCAGGCTTACAGTACTAAAGAAGGCTAACAGTACTAAAGGAACACGCAATCAATTTCCATAATAAAGAGACCACTCCATACAGATTTGACTTCGAAATTGTGAGCTAAAGCAAAACACATAAACATGATGAAATTCTCCTCACCGTTGAGTTAGGCATGCAAATTGAATAGTGATAGATCATGTTTGTGATTTTTCCAGATTCAGTACCTGTATTGACAAGAGCCATATTTCAGTAGAATGTACATAAGGCTGTGATGAAAGTGGAATCGCTCAATATAAATCATTAGGATCCATTAAATGGTATCCATAGATAATGTTGATACAACACTCAGCATGAACTATGAAGACGGGTCATAATATAATAGAGATCTTGATGCATTGATACACCCATTCATAAGATAATGTTTGATACAACACTCAGCATGAACTATGAAGACaggtaataatataatagagaTCTTGATGCATTGATACACTCATTCATAAGAAATCAAGGGGATTTACCATGGCTTTTTAATGctaaaataactttttctgcAAAAGGCTCCAACAGTAGCCTTCCCAAGGAATTGAAGACCTTCTCTATGTTCTCTGTCGATGAGAATCTTGATATGTCCACAATTTCTAATAGTTGCAGAATGTCATCCTTCCTGTTGCTTTCACATAATGCCAACAAATAGTTTTCTGCAATATCATATGCATATCAACATTACTCCAAGGAATTATATATAGCCTATTTGGAAACGACATTTTAGAACATTTGTAGTTGTGGCTGGGTTGAGAAAACGGTAATTTATATTGAGAAAggataaattttcattttctataaAAGTGTGGTTGAGATAAGGGTCTCAATTTAAGAAACATGTACATTTTCATTTCGTACAAAAGTATTGTTGGTTTTGTGGTTGATGGGGGTGATCCAATTGGTATACGCCaacttaaaaaatgaaaaaatagcTCGAAATGTATTCAACTCGTAAATCGTTATGCCAAAACAGCTAATGGTGAAGTTAAAAGGCAGAGGAATTACATGGTGAAGTTAAAATGCCTTGATAAAATTTGAAAGATGCATGTTCCTATGATACAATTAAAACCCCAGACTCATCCGGACTTGTAGAATTTTCTTTATTCTTGGAATTTCAAGTGATGCATTAGGAGAACCTGAATCTATACTACTTCAACCCTGCTTCAACTTCTCACTGTTCAGGTTTAGGTGAAAGAACAACAATGTAACATATCCTAGATGTATTGAATCCTATTAGCAAAAGCAGAGGCAAATGACTTCAGATTGCATCTATATTTAAAAGGATGCATCAGTTTGGATTTGAAATCCTTAATCTAGATGTTCCAACAAACATGTTATTAGTTCATCTCAGAATGAGATCTCCagataaatctaataaaagttCGTTTTGCATGGTGGACTGGCAGATGTGAGAAAAATAGAGGAACCTGACttgttttaaacatttgtagAGCATAAATTAGTGTCGGAGTCTTATATGGCTTCAGGATTCTCACATGTGTATgcatatttcatttttaacaaaatacAAGAAAAATTAGCACATGCCTATAAATGTAAGGTTAAATTCAAATGGGTATGGAGAAGCATAATCACAAACTGATTCTAAGGACAATGTCAGCACCTTTTCAATGTTTTGCTTTGCCAATAATAGTTTGATAAGAATACATACCATCGCTCATTCGCTCGTATGAAACTCACCCCTAGACAATGAAGTTAAAATTTGAAGCGACAGAAAAAGAAGGGAGCAATGCAATCAACGGGTTTATAGGATAAATCTCTACATTAATATACTAACCTTTGAGACTGAAGTGGTCATTACAGTGAAAAACTGTCATATTGTCAAAAAGTCCCCGTACCTTGTCATCATTATCAACTCTAATCCAAAGCAACATCTCATAGTAACCTAATCTTGCAACTGATTCTGGGTTGTTATCAATGATAAATGCACGAAAGAATTCAAAATCTTGCACCATCTCCAAGTCAATCAGAAACATAAGGAAGGGACCATATGTTTCTTCTTGTAAAAGAAATCCATGTTCCCTCATTGATTCGAGAAGCCGATATGCCTTATGAATCTGTTGTAGGCGAGTTTCTTCACCTTCTGTTTCCCTGGCATTTTCTATGCAAACCCTTATTAATGCATTATACTCTTTTACACCAGTTTCCCGTCCAAGTTTACCAAATACCTTGATTGTAGCATCCGCCCCCAATTTTGTTGCACACATTGTAACCAGCTTGCTCAAACTTCTTTCTTGAGTAGTGCTGTAAATCCATTTCTGCTTTCTACAACGTGAGATCTCCTTCCGATGCATAGAATCTATACTGATTGACGGGCTAGGAAACCATGGTATTTCCAAAACACCTTTAAGTGAGTTTTCTCTTTTGGCCTCATCCTGATCAAAAGATACATTTGAATGCAATGAAGAACCACCTGGATGAAAAATAGAGAGGTTGGGGGAATGAAACAAtcagattagattagattagattatgTCCTACCAGACCTTCAACCTAAACATGATGTGAGGGAATTTGTTATAAGTGTGCACAATGAAAGCTGTTGGTAGAAAAGTCTAGTGTACTCAAAATTCAGAAGATAATTCTTCTGTTTGACTATTTTCATCAGAtagatagaagaagaagatattaATTCTTCTTTTGCAAGTACAGTAGAGAGAAAGCGTGTGTACCACATAGAATGGAAGATATTTGGTTTGACAGGTGCCTCCTTCCATAATCTGAAACAATAGTGGGAAAAATGGAGGCAGATGTCAAAATGTAACCACTACTACTACTAGTGTAAAAGGTCACTCTCTCACACTTGTCTAACTAGCATGTTGGGATTATTTCCCCATCACTCGGCCAAGAATGAAAAATGCGCACCTAAAGCAGACTCTGCCtccaatttcaaaatttcagcTGCAAAATGAGCCGTAGATTCAGTTGAAGATGAAAGCTTGTTTGTTCGCGGACGTCCCTTGGAAAACTTAGATGAATAATTAGGTGACGCAGAGTTGGAGGAAGTTCCAAGAGAGGACACGGCCTGTTTTAAGGTTTCGTTGTCGGTTGAGGCGGAGGAAGGGGGCTTCGAACCGGCGACTCTGCTGCCGGAGCAGAAAAGCGAGCTCAGGCTCCTCGCTTTGGAGCCAGACATTTGGCTGCCGGTCGTGTTCGTGGTTGTTGTGGTGAAGAGAAACCAACAATGGCGAGTTTTGTTTGGGCCTCCTCCGGTTTGTTAAGTAACTTaagttttcataaaatatttatttgctATATCTTTtactcaataaaataaaataaataatcatcaataaattcatttaaatattaaacatttttttatacatacatCCAAACAAGTCTTATACTggtaattaaaagaaaaataacatataaaaaatcaaatatttaagtaaactctaaagacaaattcatttaaattcaataataacGAGGGACGAAGGAAGGAGAGTAAGCCGAACAAACCTGAAATTTTGAACAACAATCACATTTATCTTTGTCCGAGGGTTAATAACTAACGCCGAAAAAAGTCCAGTTTAATGATAACTGACTATATAAAAATATGGTCAAAATAGCGAAAAACACAttaaaattgttagaaaatatatGTAAAAGACTTTTCACACGAAAGATTATTTCTAAAAACTccttaaaagataaataaaaaagaactcaATATCTGACATAATCATCTCAtttgctaaaaaaaataaatgaatacgGATTCGAGAAATTTTTTCCAACATAATTGAAGGATACGAGCAATAAatgatccaaaaaaaattaaaagtattattcTAATTACAAAAATTCGAGATGACAAATCCAATCCGACTAAATAAATTATCGTACCGAACAAAACACATCACCAACTCAAATCTgagttatagaaaaaaaaacaaagcaTCCTTTAATAAGATTACTTTtcaacttttaataatatttacgtcttcaattgtatataattgatgaaaaagttaccaaagttttaattttaaataaagtttcTTTTTCGATCACAATTCATATACCAAATTACATGTAttcaaaaacttatttatatattttaatttaaaatttacaaagATAAGATAGAAGGGAGAATATGTAAGtgataagaaaagaaaaaattattaatgaagataaaagaaaaaaataaatatatacttagtCAGCAAGTCTAATCAGTGTTACACGTGTAGTTCGCTGCCCCATTCGCGGTTAGTTCGATACTAGTCATAAAGGTAATGTATTGATCCATTAAGAAAATGGCACGtgtacaaagagaaaaaaaatcaacaaataaggGAAGTCATGTTTCACTTTTGTTGACACGTGTCACTTCATGAGTGCAAtatgtcacgggctcagtcttttcactgacgatccgtgcggcactagttacgatcttcgcaagaatagtcagccttactcgacgcagcactcggcgtttaatagaattgacacaagaattctagagagagagtaactcttacaaaaaaacagtattatattactcgaatacttggtgatttacaatgtaatacttcacaactatttataggactaattctagctgttacattgattgtgcactaatttagggatttcttataattatcaatcaaggacattcctaattaaggacattccttttatatgtcaattagtgatgcactaatcaaggaattcctttTAACTCTCAATTAGGTGCGCTAATCAAGAACCTTCCTTCCAGTCTAGAATCTTCCTTAGGTTGAGCTTAAGAGGGCTCAagtctcctcctcttcttgggccaggaggattgggtcgtgacatactccttaagcctcctcttcctgggccaggaagattgggctgtgacattctcccccactcaatctggcgacgtcctcgtcgcttCCTCCTTGTAGGCTTGAATGATGTCTTCACATGAGATAAAAATTTTGAGCGACGTGCTGGCTTTCTAACccgtttcttctctaagaaagggcTTTCGTATTGCCTCACAAGCCCCTTATGAATTTTGGAAGATTgtctctcttgatggaggagaagttttactatcactcggtttcctccgaactccaagtgtcttctcttcttttcctcccatttcttcattcttttggcggtCTTGGCTATTTCGCACTACTCTTtcttgaatggaaactcctttgGTTGCCTCTTAAATTCATCCAATTTGGGAGGTTTAATGCGATAAAGAACCGTCGCcgatggtttagtacatttgactaactcttctctgTGATCCACCTCTCTCTTGTGGTGGGATTTCTCTGATAATCCAGTGGGTATTACATCATGACCTTTCTCTAGGACAGTTGTAACTTCTGAATGTATCTTCTCTTTAGACGcagttttctcatcttctttcacagtgacaaaagatgatgggtaggtgtcctccgcaccttttgagagttgcatggcagatAGGTGCCTAATTTCTCTTATGTCCTCTCTTGTTATAGGTATTGTGCGAGTATTACATTGCTCTAGAATGTACACTATATTGGCAGAAGGGAGTAGGAtggcatttaccttgtctagaaactctatgccgagaaccattttgtagtcatccatgtcgataatagagaaatccagaaggccggtccactcccccaagttgatctttacattacgagcaactccataagtcgcacttggtgccgagttgactgctttaagccacccTTTCTCTTTAGTGTACTTAATCCCCAGTCTTCTCGCCTCCTTTACCTctagaaaattgttgttggctcc
This genomic window contains:
- the LOC124944557 gene encoding pentatricopeptide repeat-containing protein At4g04790, mitochondrial-like, encoding MSGSKARSLSSLFCSGSRVAGSKPPSSASTDNETLKQAVSSLGTSSNSASPNYSSKFSKGRPRTNKLSSSTESTAHFAAEILKLEAESALDYGRRHLSNQISSILCGGSSLHSNVSFDQDEAKRENSLKGVLEIPWFPSPSISIDSMHRKEISRCRKQKWIYSTTQERSLSKLVTMCATKLGADATIKVFGKLGRETGVKEYNALIRVCIENARETEGEETRLQQIHKAYRLLESMREHGFLLQEETYGPFLMFLIDLEMVQDFEFFRAFIIDNNPESVARLGYYEMLLWIRVDNDDKVRGLFDNMTVFHCNDHFSLKENYLLALCESNRKDDILQLLEIVDISRFSSTENIEKVFNSLGRLLLEPFAEKVILALKSHGTESGKITNMIYHYSICMPNSTVEAVVSKIRNLHAKLEVSPSPELSEKIIQFCIDSSEVHMALDMVEDMCETGLNISLQTFHSILHACEDSCNYNLVHRIYSEILRNKLKPNNETFRIMVSLCTRMKDFESAYGYIQDLKEMNLVPTANMYNAIMAGYFREKNMQSALWVLKHMKDADVNPDSQTFSYLIANCDCEEDIVKYHEELERSGVQVTKHVLMSLIYAYAACGQFDKAKQVVLSKDIPVKSLNELKSVLVSSLASRGRISDAIALFEEVKEANCILEPKTIVCLIEHLQEREGYLKMMLQLLEDLNDPIYWTEGCWRVILRCVQCKELSMVVDLLKQFKEKIHDEIALQVLFDESFCVIAEAEAVDVQFGIDLLKAIKEKVGIEPSRKGLDFLLTACARAKDLNACHLIWKEYPKAGLPYNILSFLRMYQALLASGDQKAAEEILKGVRKDDPHVRQVIIACQKTFSNNTTTTISKEEEEKNKEEAACCEEGGGGINPKFTKKKEAASLRGNVMDTKKKKKKKKMKKKKEKVV